The window CGTCTTCATGGTCGGGCAGAACGGTGGGAAGCGTTTTGCCGAGCAGCTTGTTGAGGCAGGGGTCCAGATAGGCTGGCCGACGCGTCTTGTTCCCTTCGGGCCCGATATGCAGCAGGCGGTCTTCGCCATCGGATTCGCCTGTCGCGTCGCCATGGCCTTCGGCGGTATTCGCCCGGGCGATTTCCGACGGAACCTCATATACAACAAGGACAGGACATATGCCTTTGTCCTTGCTCTCGGGGACGTGACCGATGAATGGTACGCCAACGCCGCGGGGGCGATCAACTGGGGTTTCCCGACGATCGCCGACACGCCCATACCGCAGGTCCTTCCGACGGGCATCTGCACCTACGAGCACGTGGTTTCAAACATACCTCACGACCAGATCGTGCAGAAGGCTGTGGAGGTCCGGGGTCTCAAGGTCCAGGTAGCGAAGGTCCCCATCCCCGTGTCCTACGGTCCCGCTTTCGAAGGTGAACGTGTCCGCGGAGAGGATATCTACCTCGAGATGGGCGGCGGACGGACGGTCGCGGTGGAGTTGACGACATCGAGGAACATGGAAGAGGTGGAGGACGGACGTGTGGAAGTGATCGGGCCGGATGTCCCCGACGTTGACGCCGGCTCACGGCTCCACTTCGCCATGGTTGCCGAGGTGGCGGGGCGCAACTTCCAGGAGGACTTCGAGCCCATCCTGGAGAGACAGAACCATCACCTTATCAATCAGGCGCAGGGGATCATGCACATCGGCCAGCGCGATATCGCCTGGATAAGGGTATCCCGCCAGGCCGTGGACAAGGGTTTTACTCTCAAGGACATCGGCAGGATCATCCACGCCAAGTACCACCAGGACTTCGGCGCCATCTTCGACAAGGTTGAGGTGAAGATCTATACCGACGAGGCGAAGGTCCGCGAGGTCCTTAACGTTGCCCGGGCCGCGTACGCGCAGAGGGACGCGCGCATCGAGGGAATGACGGACGAGACCACGGAGACCTTCTACTCCTGTATCCTCTGCCAGTCCTTCGCCCCGAGCCACGTCTGTGTCATAAGCCCGGAGAGGACGGGATTGTGCGGGGCATACAACTGGCTCGACTGCCGCGCCGCGTACGAGATCAACCCCGAGGGGCCCAACCAGCCCATCCAGAAGGGCGTCGTCATCGATGAACGGTACGGCCAGTTCCGCGGCTGCAACGAGTACATACGCAAGGCGTCCCGCCAGAAGCTGGAGAACGTGAGCCTCTACAGCCTCATGGTCGATCCCATGACCACCTGCGGCTGCTGTGAATGCATCGCCGCCATCCTGCCCATGTGCAACGCCATCATGACCGTCGATCGTGATTTTACGGATATGACGCCCTGCGGCATGAAATTCACGAGCCTTGCGGGTTCCGTCGGCGGCGGCGCGCAAGTGCCCGGGTTTTTGGGTCACAGCAAGTACAATATCACCCAGAAGAAGTTTTTGAGCGGTGACGGCGGTCTTTTGAGGATCGCCTGGATGCCGAAGAGGCTCAAGGACGAGATCCATGGTCGCCTGAAAAA of the Syntrophorhabdus sp. genome contains:
- the cdhC gene encoding CO dehydrogenase/CO-methylating acetyl-CoA synthase complex subunit beta, which codes for MSKIIASAAIRGARKIFAQAEAKYREALERHGPDQEIGFPNTAYYLPIIYSMTGIAVSKVKDMERVLDMCRRLIPPPVRESVPLPYLAPALDAGMATFFAEEMIEAVRYLEEPDRYAADSEEVTEGTMWLGAANDVIFRKRGVEFVDGTAPGFAAIAGAAPDAGTAAKIALELQEKNLYVFMVGQNGGKRFAEQLVEAGVQIGWPTRLVPFGPDMQQAVFAIGFACRVAMAFGGIRPGDFRRNLIYNKDRTYAFVLALGDVTDEWYANAAGAINWGFPTIADTPIPQVLPTGICTYEHVVSNIPHDQIVQKAVEVRGLKVQVAKVPIPVSYGPAFEGERVRGEDIYLEMGGGRTVAVELTTSRNMEEVEDGRVEVIGPDVPDVDAGSRLHFAMVAEVAGRNFQEDFEPILERQNHHLINQAQGIMHIGQRDIAWIRVSRQAVDKGFTLKDIGRIIHAKYHQDFGAIFDKVEVKIYTDEAKVREVLNVARAAYAQRDARIEGMTDETTETFYSCILCQSFAPSHVCVISPERTGLCGAYNWLDCRAAYEINPEGPNQPIQKGVVIDERYGQFRGCNEYIRKASRQKLENVSLYSLMVDPMTTCGCCECIAAILPMCNAIMTVDRDFTDMTPCGMKFTSLAGSVGGGAQVPGFLGHSKYNITQKKFLSGDGGLLRIAWMPKRLKDEIHGRLKKRGEELGYPDLPDMIADDTVAKTEEEVLEYITQKGHPCLGMEDLL